AACTTCAGTTTCTTATGATCACACAGAAATATTAGGAGAAACAATTGAAGAAATAATTTATCAAAAAATTAATATTGCAAAACCTAAAACAACATTAATAATTAGTGATGACAATTATAAGTATAAAGAAATTATAGAAAGTAAGTTGAATAAAGAAATTAGTGTTTTATACTCAAACAAATTGGAAGAGGAAACAATAAAATATCAAAAGGCTAATAAAGGTTTAGCAAAAAAAGCTTTAGAATTTTTAGGCATCAATAATTTTAAATGTTTAGATTTAAAACCAATGGTTGGAAGATTTACTCAAATAAACTATCGTAATAGAAAAATTATAATTGATGGAGCTCATAATTTAGATGGTATTAATTCTTTGATCAATAGTATTGAAAATAAAAATGAGTGAACTGTTTTATATGGAGCAATTGAAGGAAAAGAACATAGAAAAATACTTTATTCTTTAGATGCTAACTTTGATAGCGTTAATATCACAAATTTTGATTTCCACAAATCATGAGAAATAAACAATATTGATCATATAAATAAAATTAAAGATTGAAAAAAGTTTATTGAAGAATCAGAAAATAATTTATTAATTTGTGGAAGCTTGTATTTTATTCCACAGGTTTATGATTACTTAACTAATAAATAAGAAAAGAGGTGGTTTCATGCTATTTTGAATAACAAATTTAATAGCAGGCTTACTTATCCTCTTAATATTTTTCATTGGAATTGGAATAGATAAAATTCATGCTAAAAAATTCACAGTAAAAAATATTGCATTATTAGGTTTAATTGTTGCATTAAGTATTATTCTTACAAATGTTGTAGGTTATTCTATGGTATTTGGTTTTAGAATTATGATAGGTAACTTTATGATATTTTTTGCCGGAATGATATTTGGGCCACTTGGAGGAATTGTTGCTGGATTTTGTTCAGACTTGGTTGGATCAATGATAAATATAAGTGGAGCATTTCACTTTGGGTTTATGTTCGCTAAAATTTTTATTGGATTTTGTGGGTCATTAGTATTTTTATTTAAAAGGAATAATTGATGATTTGTGAAAATGATATTCTTTTTAATCTTAAGCTTAGCAATAACAAGTTTTCTAATTACACCAATTTGTTTAGTTGCAAGTGGTTATACTAGTTTAGCAGCGATAAATTTTGTAAAAAAAATAATTATTCTCCCTATTGAATTAATGATATTTATTCCAAGCATTTACGCATGTATGAAAATAACTAGCATTTTGCTAAAAAGCGAAATTAGTCAACCTTCAAGGCCTTGGTTTTTAAAAAGCGGAGAACTTAATTTTGTATTAAAAAAAACAAAAATTTAAAAGCATTTTTCATATTATTATAGTTACTAGCAGTTATTTATAGAATAAATAATATTAAAATTATTGTAATCAAAAAATTAGAAAATAATATCTCTATTTATAGCTGAAAAAAGAAAGAGATAAAAAATGAACAAGGAAAGTTTATTGAATTTTTTACATATGTTTTTCCTATTGCTTCTATTGGAGCAGATCTTGGAGCAGGTTTTCAATTATCGATTGATTTGATGTTAAGTGTTATATTTATAATACCATTCTTAGTGTTTTACTTGTCAATGAAAATTGCATTCTTAATACTTAGTAGGTCAATAAGAAAAGATGCTAGTCAAATTATTTTAAAATGTAAAATTCTATAAATGGTCTTATATGTTTTTTTGTTAAAATTAGCCATTTCAATTATGAAATGGCTTTTATTTACTTTATAAGTAGATACTTAAAGTAAAGTTTATTTTAATTGCAATTACTAATAATCATTTATAGAACAAATATAGTAAAATTATAATAATAAAAAAGGAGCTGTATCTAATGAGCAAATTAACTATTAAGGAACTAGCAAATAAATTTGATTTTGAATTTATTTCAGGTGCAGAACATATAAATAATGAAATTACAGTTTATGGTCTAAACCGTGCTGGTTTAGAATTAACAGGATATTTTAATGAACAAGAAGACAAAAAGCATAAACGTGCTATTTTAATGTCTTCAAAAGAAAATAATTATATGAGGCAATTTTCTGATAAAGAAGCTTTTGAAAAGTATACTAATTTATTGAAAATGGGTTCACCTGTAA
This window of the Mesoplasma chauliocola genome carries:
- a CDS encoding folate family ECF transporter S component encodes the protein MLFWITNLIAGLLILLIFFIGIGIDKIHAKKFTVKNIALLGLIVALSIILTNVVGYSMVFGFRIMIGNFMIFFAGMIFGPLGGIVAGFCSDLVGSMINISGAFHFGFMFAKIFIGFCGSLVFLFKRNNWWFVKMIFFLILSLAITSFLITPICLVASGYTSLAAINFVKKIIILPIELMIFIPSIYACMKITSILLKSEISQPSRPWFLKSGELNFVLKKTKI
- a CDS encoding bifunctional folylpolyglutamate synthase/dihydrofolate synthase is translated as MISVNSFLIPVQKRFQNEYNLSKVLDLLNNPEKQIPTINVVGTNGKGSTSFYVSNGLKEKYKKVGLFISPAFLYHNERIQINNKPISDEDLNLYIKKIDEYISSFNLTFFEIWTLIAILYFYDNKVDIAVIEAGIGGIKDSTNLFSNQLVTLLTSVSYDHTEILGETIEEIIYQKINIAKPKTTLIISDDNYKYKEIIESKLNKEISVLYSNKLEEETIKYQKANKGLAKKALEFLGINNFKCLDLKPMVGRFTQINYRNRKIIIDGAHNLDGINSLINSIENKNEWTVLYGAIEGKEHRKILYSLDANFDSVNITNFDFHKSWEINNIDHINKIKDWKKFIEESENNLLICGSLYFIPQVYDYLTNK